A genomic region of Deltaproteobacteria bacterium contains the following coding sequences:
- a CDS encoding outer membrane beta-barrel protein → MTAALAAFAIGGLATGLAPSLAMAEDVQEQLRQMQDRLQNMEDKLQATNDQLGAANQRVEEQATLIEESGLADTRGASSGLGCLVCDWRIGGWVAGSYNYNLNDPNDARNGGLGDTNMGDGYLFYDRLHPDHNSFALDQVWFEIEKEISEENRAGFRADFVYGKTAKWLNGGGPYNSSINDDSALYLYQAYVQYAPPIGPEGTVVKFGKFATLLGAEVPGTIYNYNITRGPVWTMLEPIDHIGILVGGPIGESGFDWAIGGVNGFTQDDPDVNDRKSVTGHLGWANDQFAVGVNGIWGGETLGFDGDETGTVNLLAKWTPSDRFGMYLNGDFGWMDEPHGTDFDPYGWGVSLAGRYGITERTGIALRGDFVQDEDGFLLCNGRQGGMYNNSDGCNFTNVLDDQDIEQVWSVTGTLDHLLTDQLMVRAEARWDLVDLDEGPSRIYGENNGDQQGYWTEDDQVTLFLEVVYNFNKFVGD, encoded by the coding sequence TTGACGGCCGCTCTCGCGGCCTTCGCCATCGGTGGGCTCGCTACCGGTCTCGCGCCGTCGCTCGCGATGGCGGAGGACGTGCAGGAACAGCTGCGCCAGATGCAGGATCGCCTCCAGAACATGGAGGACAAGCTGCAGGCGACGAACGATCAGCTCGGTGCTGCCAACCAGCGGGTGGAGGAGCAGGCCACGCTGATCGAGGAGTCGGGTCTCGCGGACACGCGCGGCGCCAGCTCCGGCCTCGGCTGCCTCGTCTGCGACTGGCGGATCGGCGGCTGGGTCGCCGGTAGCTACAACTACAACCTCAACGATCCGAACGACGCGCGGAACGGCGGCCTCGGCGACACGAACATGGGCGATGGCTACCTGTTCTACGACCGTCTCCATCCCGACCACAACAGCTTCGCGCTGGACCAGGTGTGGTTCGAGATCGAGAAGGAGATCTCGGAGGAGAACCGCGCCGGCTTCCGCGCCGACTTCGTGTACGGCAAGACCGCGAAGTGGCTGAACGGCGGCGGTCCCTACAACAGCTCCATCAACGACGACTCGGCCCTCTACCTCTACCAGGCCTACGTCCAGTACGCGCCGCCGATCGGGCCCGAGGGCACGGTCGTGAAGTTCGGCAAGTTCGCGACGCTGCTCGGCGCCGAGGTGCCCGGGACGATCTACAACTACAACATCACCCGCGGTCCGGTCTGGACGATGCTCGAGCCCATCGACCACATCGGCATCCTGGTCGGCGGCCCGATCGGCGAGAGCGGCTTCGACTGGGCCATCGGCGGGGTGAACGGCTTCACGCAGGACGACCCGGACGTCAACGACCGCAAGTCGGTGACGGGTCACCTCGGCTGGGCGAACGACCAGTTCGCGGTCGGCGTGAACGGCATCTGGGGCGGCGAGACCCTGGGCTTCGACGGCGACGAGACCGGGACCGTCAACCTGCTCGCCAAGTGGACCCCGTCCGACCGCTTCGGCATGTACCTGAACGGCGACTTCGGCTGGATGGACGAGCCGCACGGCACGGACTTCGATCCCTACGGGTGGGGCGTCTCGCTGGCCGGTCGCTACGGCATCACCGAGCGGACGGGCATCGCGCTGCGCGGTGACTTCGTGCAGGACGAGGACGGCTTCCTCCTCTGCAACGGCCGCCAGGGTGGCATGTACAACAACAGCGACGGCTGCAACTTCACCAACGTCCTCGACGACCAGGACATCGAGCAGGTCTGGAGCGTCACCGGCACCCTCGACCACCTGCTGACCGATCAGCTGATGGTGCGGGCCGAGGCGCGCTGGGATCTCGTGGATCTCGACGAGGGTCCGAGCCGGATCTACGGCGAGAACAACGGGGACCAGCAGGGCTACTGGACAGAGGACGACCAGGTCACGCTCTTCCTGGAGGTCGTCTACAACTTCAACAAGTTCGTCGGCGACTGA
- a CDS encoding P-II family nitrogen regulator produces the protein MRKVEAIIKPFKLDEVKEALQGIGVQGMTVSEVKGFGRQKGHTELYRGAEYVVDFLPKIKIEIACSDDLVDKVVQAIVQAANTGRIGDGKIFVYPLQDVIRIRTGESGPDAV, from the coding sequence ATGCGCAAGGTCGAGGCGATCATCAAGCCCTTCAAGCTCGACGAGGTGAAGGAGGCGCTCCAGGGCATCGGCGTGCAGGGCATGACGGTGTCGGAGGTGAAGGGCTTCGGCCGCCAGAAGGGCCACACCGAGCTCTACCGCGGCGCCGAGTACGTGGTGGACTTCCTTCCCAAGATCAAGATCGAGATCGCCTGCAGCGACGACCTCGTCGACAAGGTCGTGCAGGCGATCGTGCAGGCCGCCAACACCGGCCGCATCGGCGACGGCAAGATCTTCGTGTACCCGCTCCAGGACGTGATCCGCATCCGCACCGGTGAGAGCGGTCCGGACGCGGTCTGA
- the glnA gene encoding type I glutamate--ammonia ligase has translation MTPKEVLALAKKHDVVMVDCRITDSPGLWQHCSHPIAQLEESTFEDGYGFDGSSIRGWKAINESDMLMIPDPASAFIDPFLAHPTLVLICDVVDPISRQPYGRDPRQLARRAEAHLKQSGVADTAFFGPEAEFFVFDEARFGTGANYGFYQLDSREAAWNSNREEGGRNLAYKIRHKEGYFPVPPHDTQQDLRTEMCLEMEKMGIVIETQHHEVATAGQAEIDMKFDTLVAMADKLMKYKYVVKNVARRHGLTATFMPKPLFKDNGSGMHVHQSLWKGGKPLFAGDKYAGLSDIALYYMGGLLKHSRALAAFTNPTTNSYKRLVPGYEAPVNLAYSSRNRSASLRIPTYSQSPKAKRVEVRYPDPACNPYLAFAAMLMAGIDGVLNKIHPGEPLDKNIYALSPEEARGVPTMPGSLDEALRELENDHEFLLQGGVFSKDLIDSYLEYKRENDVDALRLRPHPHEFELYFDV, from the coding sequence ATGACGCCGAAAGAAGTCCTCGCCCTCGCCAAGAAGCACGACGTCGTGATGGTGGACTGCCGCATCACCGATTCGCCGGGGCTGTGGCAGCACTGCTCGCATCCGATCGCGCAGCTCGAGGAGTCCACCTTCGAAGACGGCTACGGCTTCGACGGCTCCTCGATCCGCGGCTGGAAGGCGATCAACGAGAGCGACATGCTCATGATCCCCGACCCGGCCAGCGCCTTCATCGACCCGTTCCTGGCCCACCCGACGCTGGTCCTGATCTGCGACGTGGTCGACCCGATCTCGCGCCAGCCCTACGGGCGCGACCCGCGCCAGCTCGCCCGGCGTGCCGAAGCGCACCTGAAGCAGAGCGGCGTGGCCGACACCGCCTTCTTCGGTCCGGAGGCCGAGTTCTTCGTCTTCGACGAGGCGCGCTTCGGCACGGGGGCGAACTACGGCTTCTACCAGCTCGACTCGCGCGAGGCGGCCTGGAACAGCAACCGCGAGGAGGGCGGCCGGAACCTCGCCTACAAGATCCGCCACAAGGAGGGCTACTTCCCGGTCCCGCCCCACGACACGCAGCAGGACCTGCGCACCGAGATGTGCCTCGAGATGGAGAAGATGGGGATCGTCATCGAGACCCAGCATCACGAGGTGGCGACCGCCGGTCAGGCCGAGATCGACATGAAGTTCGACACCCTGGTCGCGATGGCCGACAAGCTGATGAAGTACAAGTACGTGGTGAAGAACGTCGCGCGCAGGCACGGCCTGACCGCGACCTTCATGCCGAAGCCGCTCTTCAAGGACAACGGCTCGGGCATGCACGTCCACCAGTCGCTCTGGAAGGGCGGCAAGCCGCTCTTCGCCGGCGACAAGTACGCGGGGCTCAGCGACATCGCCCTCTACTACATGGGCGGGCTGCTCAAGCACTCACGGGCGCTGGCGGCCTTCACCAACCCGACGACCAACTCGTACAAGCGGCTGGTCCCGGGCTACGAGGCGCCGGTGAACCTGGCCTACTCCTCGCGCAACCGGTCGGCGTCGCTGCGCATCCCGACCTACTCGCAGAGCCCGAAGGCCAAGCGGGTCGAGGTGCGCTACCCGGACCCGGCCTGCAATCCCTACCTGGCGTTCGCGGCGATGCTGATGGCCGGCATCGACGGCGTCCTCAACAAGATCCACCCGGGCGAGCCGCTCGACAAGAACATCTACGCGCTCTCGCCCGAGGAGGCACGCGGCGTCCCGACGATGCCGGGCAGCCTCGACGAGGCCCTGCGGGAGCTCGAGAACGATCACGAGTTCCTGCTCCAGGGGGGCGTCTTCAGCAAGGACCTGATCGATTCGTATCTCGAGTACAAGCGCGAGAACGACGTCGATGCGCTGCGGCTGCGCCCGCACCCGCACGAGTTCGAGCTCTACTTCGACGTCTGA
- the dapB gene encoding 4-hydroxy-tetrahydrodipicolinate reductase, whose amino-acid sequence MSQRPSHAALRVACVGALGRMGECVRSALAGAGDAELAGALEGAGHPGLGRELAPGVAVTADPQAAFAGADAVIDFSVPAATLGALRAAAGRGLAYVCGTTGFTAAEQAELAALARHLPLVLAPNFSVAVNVLAHLAGEAARLLGPGFDAEIVELHHAAKRDAPSGTALRLAAAVASARGQELAAVLVETRAGETGARAPGAIGVQALRGGDNAGEHTLLLVGRGERLELTHRAATRDHFAAGALRAARWARGRAPGLYDMDDVLALGARG is encoded by the coding sequence ATGAGCCAGCGGCCTTCGCACGCGGCGCTGCGGGTGGCGTGCGTCGGTGCGCTCGGGCGGATGGGCGAATGCGTTCGCTCGGCACTTGCCGGGGCCGGTGACGCCGAGCTCGCCGGCGCGCTCGAGGGGGCGGGCCATCCCGGGCTCGGGCGCGAGCTGGCCCCGGGCGTCGCCGTCACGGCCGACCCGCAGGCGGCCTTCGCAGGTGCGGACGCGGTGATCGACTTCTCGGTGCCGGCCGCCACGCTCGGGGCCCTGCGCGCCGCCGCCGGGCGCGGCCTCGCCTACGTCTGCGGCACCACCGGCTTCACGGCGGCGGAGCAGGCGGAGCTCGCCGCGCTCGCAAGGCACCTGCCGCTCGTGCTCGCGCCGAACTTCTCGGTCGCGGTGAACGTGCTCGCCCACCTCGCGGGCGAGGCGGCGCGCCTGCTCGGGCCCGGCTTCGACGCCGAGATCGTGGAGCTCCACCACGCGGCCAAGCGCGACGCCCCGAGCGGCACGGCGCTGCGCCTCGCGGCTGCGGTGGCGTCGGCGCGGGGCCAGGAGCTCGCGGCGGTGCTGGTCGAGACGCGGGCGGGCGAGACGGGCGCGCGAGCGCCGGGCGCGATCGGGGTGCAGGCGCTGCGCGGCGGCGACAACGCGGGCGAGCACACGCTCCTGCTCGTGGGCCGCGGCGAGCGCCTCGAGCTGACCCACCGCGCCGCCACCCGCGACCACTTCGCCGCCGGCGCGCTGCGCGCGGCGCGCTGGGCACGCGGCCGGGCGCCTGGCCTCTACGACATGGACGACGTGCTGGCGCTCGGCGCGCGCGGCTGA